In the genome of Kitasatospora cathayae, one region contains:
- the deoC gene encoding deoxyribose-phosphate aldolase yields the protein MSTVAANAPGVAGSGLADVAASEASLRRFLHGLPGVDQVGLEARAASLGTRSIKTTAKARAIDLAISMIDLTTLEGADTVGKVRALCAKGRTPDPTDPTTPRVAAICVYPDMVATAKDALRGTDIQVASVATAFPAGRAALPVKLADTADAVAAGADEIDMVIDRGAFLSGRYSDVFDEIVAVKEACKRPDGSSAHLKVIFETGELQTYDNVRRVSWLAMLAGADFIKTSTGKVAVNATPPVTLLMLEAVRDFRAATGVQVGVKPAGGIKTTKDAMKYLVMVNETLGDDWLTPHWFRFGASSLLNDLLMQRQKLATGRYSGPDYVTVD from the coding sequence ATGTCCACTGTTGCAGCCAATGCCCCCGGCGTTGCGGGCAGCGGCCTCGCGGACGTTGCGGCGTCCGAGGCCTCGCTCCGCCGCTTCCTGCACGGCCTGCCCGGCGTCGACCAGGTCGGCCTCGAGGCGCGTGCCGCCAGCCTCGGCACCCGCTCGATCAAGACCACGGCGAAGGCCCGAGCCATCGACCTGGCGATCTCCATGATCGACCTGACCACGCTGGAGGGCGCGGACACGGTCGGCAAGGTGCGCGCCCTGTGCGCCAAGGGCAGGACCCCCGACCCGACCGACCCGACCACCCCGCGCGTCGCCGCCATCTGTGTCTACCCGGACATGGTCGCCACCGCGAAGGACGCCCTGCGCGGCACCGACATCCAGGTCGCCTCGGTCGCCACCGCCTTCCCGGCCGGCCGCGCCGCCCTCCCGGTCAAGCTGGCCGACACCGCCGACGCGGTGGCCGCGGGCGCCGACGAGATCGACATGGTGATCGACCGCGGCGCCTTCCTCTCCGGCCGCTACTCCGACGTCTTCGACGAGATCGTCGCGGTCAAGGAGGCGTGCAAGCGCCCGGACGGCTCCTCCGCCCACCTCAAGGTGATCTTCGAGACCGGCGAGCTGCAGACGTACGACAACGTGCGCCGGGTCTCCTGGCTGGCGATGCTGGCCGGCGCCGACTTCATCAAGACCTCCACCGGCAAGGTCGCCGTCAACGCGACCCCGCCGGTCACCCTGCTGATGCTGGAGGCGGTCCGCGACTTCCGCGCGGCCACCGGCGTCCAGGTCGGCGTGAAGCCCGCCGGCGGCATCAAGACCACCAAGGACGCCATGAAGTACCTGGTGATGGTCAACGAGACGCTCGGCGACGACTGGCTGACCCCGCACTGGTTCCGCTTCGGCGCCTCCAGCCTGCTCAACGACCTGCTGATGCAGCGCCAGAAGCTGGCCACCGGCCGCTACTCCGGCCCCGACTACGTGACGGTGGACTGA
- a CDS encoding PH domain-containing protein gives MTESDGKPHQGPAAPGGEPEYADRVYRSVPGVISGVFLLAVAAWLIGDAVVTGTGKTPYVALAAVPVFAFPVIAYTLRPAVFAGPDRLVVRNPWRTITAPWASVDALRAGYSVELLAGEKKYQVWAVPVSLRQRKRATRALSRGNAEHASRTGLGLGLAGRTNPVVQGSPDPTRAWSDQVTAVLQEMAERNATRPGAAGPLVVRWCWWVIAPALVGLAALITVIVV, from the coding sequence ATGACCGAATCCGACGGCAAGCCCCACCAGGGCCCGGCCGCCCCAGGCGGGGAACCCGAGTACGCGGACCGCGTGTACCGCTCCGTCCCCGGCGTGATCTCCGGCGTGTTCCTGCTCGCCGTCGCCGCCTGGCTGATCGGCGACGCGGTGGTGACCGGCACCGGGAAGACCCCGTACGTCGCCCTCGCGGCGGTGCCGGTGTTCGCCTTCCCGGTGATCGCCTACACGCTGCGCCCGGCGGTGTTCGCCGGCCCCGACCGCCTGGTCGTGCGCAACCCGTGGCGCACCATCACCGCCCCCTGGGCGTCGGTCGACGCGCTGCGCGCCGGCTACTCCGTCGAGCTGCTGGCCGGGGAGAAGAAGTACCAGGTGTGGGCCGTCCCGGTCTCGCTGCGCCAGCGCAAGCGCGCCACCCGGGCGCTGAGCCGCGGCAACGCCGAGCACGCGTCCCGGACGGGTCTGGGGCTGGGACTCGCCGGCCGGACCAACCCGGTCGTCCAGGGGTCCCCCGACCCCACCCGCGCGTGGTCCGACCAGGTGACCGCCGTCCTCCAGGAGATGGCCGAACGCAACGCCACCCGCCCCGGCGCCGCCGGCCCGTTGGTCGTCCGCTGGTGCTGGTGGGTCATCGCCCCCGCCCTGGTGGGCCTCGCCGCCCTGATCACCGTGATCGTGGTCTGA
- a CDS encoding nucleoside triphosphate pyrophosphatase has translation MTDQRALVLASASPARLGLLRQAGLDPRVVVSGVDEDAISAATPGELALVLAEAKAKAVAAELTGGELVIGCDSVLELDGRALGKPADAAEALARWQSMRGRAGVLRTGHCVVDTATGRQSSATASTTVRFGVPDDAEIAAYVASGEPLHVAGAFTLDGRSAPFIDGIDGDPGNVIGLSLPLLRRLLADLDLRITDLWTN, from the coding sequence ATGACCGACCAGCGCGCCCTCGTCCTCGCCTCCGCCTCCCCCGCCCGCCTCGGGCTGCTGCGCCAGGCGGGGCTCGACCCCCGCGTGGTGGTCAGCGGCGTCGACGAGGACGCGATCAGCGCCGCCACCCCCGGTGAGCTCGCCCTCGTCCTGGCCGAGGCCAAGGCGAAGGCCGTCGCCGCCGAACTGACCGGCGGCGAGCTGGTGATCGGCTGCGACTCCGTGCTGGAGCTGGACGGCCGGGCCCTCGGCAAGCCCGCCGACGCCGCCGAGGCGCTGGCCCGCTGGCAGTCCATGCGCGGTCGCGCCGGAGTGCTGCGCACCGGCCACTGCGTGGTCGACACCGCGACCGGCCGGCAGTCCTCGGCGACCGCCTCCACCACCGTCCGCTTCGGCGTCCCGGACGACGCGGAGATCGCCGCGTACGTCGCCTCCGGCGAACCGCTGCACGTGGCCGGGGCGTTCACCCTGGACGGCCGCTCGGCGCCGTTCATCGACGGCATCGACGGCGACCCGGGCAACGTCATCGGCCTGTCCCTGCCGCTGCTGCGCCGGCTGCTCGCCGACCTGGACCTGCGCATCACTGATCTGTGGACCAACTGA
- a CDS encoding purine-nucleoside phosphorylase yields the protein MNASPQSVVSTDPYAAAQAAAERLRELTGAERHDVALVMGSGWVPAADALGETVAEFPVTELPGFPAPAVAGHAGKIRSVKIGDKRALIFLGRNHYYEGHGVATVVHGVRTAAAAGCGIVVLTNGCGGLREGWVPGQPVLIRDHINLTADSPIVGANFVDLTDLYSKRLRQLCHEVDPSLDEAVYVQFRGPHYETPAEVNMARVIGGELVGMSTTLEAIAAREAGAEVLGISLVTNLAAGMTGEPLNHEEVLEAGKASAERMGELLAKVLERI from the coding sequence GTGAACGCTTCTCCTCAGTCGGTCGTCTCCACCGACCCCTACGCCGCCGCCCAGGCCGCCGCCGAGCGCCTGCGCGAGCTGACCGGTGCCGAGCGGCACGACGTCGCCCTGGTGATGGGCTCCGGCTGGGTGCCGGCCGCCGACGCCCTGGGCGAGACCGTGGCCGAGTTCCCGGTCACCGAGCTCCCCGGCTTCCCCGCCCCCGCCGTGGCCGGCCACGCCGGCAAGATCCGCTCGGTGAAGATCGGCGACAAGCGCGCCCTGATCTTCCTCGGCCGCAACCACTACTACGAGGGCCACGGCGTGGCCACCGTCGTCCACGGCGTGCGCACCGCCGCCGCGGCCGGCTGCGGCATCGTCGTCCTCACCAACGGCTGTGGCGGCCTGCGCGAGGGCTGGGTGCCCGGCCAGCCGGTGCTGATCCGCGACCACATCAACCTGACCGCGGACTCCCCGATCGTCGGCGCCAACTTCGTCGACCTCACCGACCTGTACTCCAAGCGCCTGCGCCAGCTCTGCCACGAGGTCGACCCGAGCCTGGACGAGGCCGTCTACGTCCAGTTCCGCGGCCCGCACTACGAGACCCCGGCCGAGGTCAACATGGCCCGGGTGATCGGCGGCGAGCTGGTCGGCATGTCCACCACGCTGGAGGCCATCGCCGCCCGCGAGGCCGGCGCCGAGGTGCTCGGCATCTCCCTGGTCACCAACCTGGCCGCCGGCATGACCGGCGAGCCGCTCAACCACGAAGAGGTCCTGGAGGCCGGCAAGGCCTCCGCCGAGCGCATGGGCGAACTGCTGGCGAAGGTCCTGGAGCGGATCTGA
- a CDS encoding NAD(P)H-quinone dehydrogenase — MGYVTRIVIIGGGPGGYEAALVAAQLGAEVTVVDRDGLGGSAVLTDCVPSKTLIATAEVMTTFDSSYEELGITVDQDGSAAERETKVIGVDLGKVNRRVKRLAIAQSHDITQSVTRAGVTVLRGRGRLGAGGQAVDGSREVLVDAPDGSVQSLRADAVLIATGAHPRELPDAQPDGERILTWTQVYDLEELPRELIVVGSGVTGAEFAGAYQAIGSKVTLVSSRDRVLPGEDPDAAEVLEDVFRRRGMNVMSRSRAESAKRIGDRVEVTLADGKVIEGTHCLMAVGSIPNTAGMGLEEAGVKLNDWGQIQVDRVSRTSAPGVYAAGDCTGVFMLASVAAMQGRIAMYHALGDAVQPLNLKTVASNVFTDPEIATVGYTAADVECGKMDAVVVKLPLRGNPRAKMQGIRDGFVKLFCRPGTGIVVGGVVVAPRASELIHPIALAVDANLTVEQVASAFTVYPSVSGSTAEAARQLHVRKRAAGES; from the coding sequence ATGGGGTACGTGACTCGGATCGTGATCATCGGTGGCGGACCCGGCGGCTATGAGGCGGCTCTGGTGGCCGCTCAGCTCGGCGCGGAGGTGACCGTCGTCGACCGCGACGGTCTGGGCGGATCGGCGGTTCTCACGGACTGCGTGCCGTCGAAGACCCTGATCGCGACCGCGGAGGTGATGACCACCTTCGACAGCTCGTACGAGGAGCTGGGCATCACGGTCGACCAGGACGGCTCCGCCGCCGAGCGGGAGACCAAGGTCATCGGCGTGGACCTGGGCAAGGTCAACCGCCGTGTGAAGCGCCTGGCGATCGCGCAGTCCCACGACATCACCCAGTCCGTCACCCGTGCCGGAGTCACCGTGCTGCGCGGCCGCGGTCGGCTCGGCGCCGGCGGGCAGGCCGTGGACGGCTCCCGCGAGGTGCTGGTGGACGCCCCCGACGGCAGCGTGCAGTCGCTGCGCGCCGACGCGGTGCTGATCGCCACCGGCGCCCACCCGCGCGAGCTGCCGGACGCCCAGCCGGACGGCGAGCGGATCCTCACCTGGACCCAGGTGTACGACCTGGAGGAGCTGCCCCGCGAGCTGATCGTGGTCGGTTCCGGTGTGACCGGCGCCGAGTTCGCCGGCGCCTACCAGGCGATCGGCTCCAAGGTCACCCTGGTGTCCAGCCGCGACCGGGTGCTGCCGGGTGAGGACCCGGACGCCGCCGAGGTGCTGGAGGACGTCTTCCGCCGCCGGGGCATGAACGTGATGAGCCGCTCGCGGGCCGAGAGCGCCAAGCGGATCGGCGACCGGGTCGAGGTGACCCTCGCCGACGGCAAGGTGATCGAGGGCACCCACTGCCTGATGGCGGTCGGCTCGATCCCCAACACGGCCGGGATGGGCCTGGAGGAGGCGGGGGTCAAGCTCAACGACTGGGGCCAGATCCAGGTCGACCGGGTCTCCCGCACCAGCGCCCCGGGCGTGTACGCGGCCGGCGACTGCACCGGCGTCTTCATGCTCGCCTCGGTGGCGGCCATGCAGGGCCGGATCGCGATGTACCACGCGCTCGGTGACGCGGTGCAGCCGCTGAACCTGAAGACCGTGGCCTCCAACGTCTTCACCGACCCGGAGATCGCCACCGTCGGCTACACCGCGGCCGACGTGGAGTGCGGCAAGATGGACGCCGTCGTGGTCAAGCTGCCGCTGCGCGGCAACCCGCGGGCGAAGATGCAGGGCATCCGGGACGGCTTCGTGAAGCTGTTCTGCCGCCCGGGCACCGGCATCGTGGTCGGCGGCGTGGTCGTCGCCCCGCGGGCCAGCGAGCTGATCCACCCGATCGCGCTCGCGGTGGACGCCAATCTGACGGTCGAACAGGTGGCCAGCGCCTTCACCGTCTACCCGTCCGTCTCCGGCTCGACCGCCGAGGCCGCCCGGCAGCTGCACGTCCGCAAGCGGGCCGCGGGCGAATCCTGA
- a CDS encoding acetyl/propionyl/methylcrotonyl-CoA carboxylase subunit alpha produces the protein MRKVLIANRGEIAVRVARACSDAGIASVAVYAEPDRDALHVRAADEAYALGGDTPGTSYLDIAKVLKAAEDSGADAVHPGYGFLSENADFAQAVIDAGLTWIGPPPQAIRDLGDKVTARHVAQRAGAPLVAGTPDPVSGADEVVAFAREHGLPVAIKAAFGGGGRGLKVARTLEEIPELYDSAVREAVAAFGRGECFVERYLDNPRHVETQCLADKHGNVVVVSTRDCSLQRRHQKLVEEAPAPFLTEAQNAELYRASKAILKEAGYVGAGTCEFLVALDGTISFLEVNTRLQVEHPVTEEVTGIDLVREMFRIADGEELGYGDPEVRGHSFEFRINGEDPGRNFLPAPGTVTLFAPPSGPGVRLDSGVETGSVIGPAWDSLLAKLIVSGRDRKQALERARRALAEFKVEGMATAIPFHQAVVTDPAFAPEVHGGEGPFKVFTRWIETEFDNTIPAFAGAAGEAEEAETRETVVVEVGGKRIEVSLPSSLGASAAPAAGAAGAAKAKRRVGAKKAGSAVSGDTLASPMQGTIVKVAVEEGQVVAEGELIVVLEAMKMEQPLNAHKAGTVVGLKAEVGASVSSGAALCEIKD, from the coding sequence GTGCGCAAGGTGCTCATCGCCAACCGCGGGGAAATCGCCGTCCGCGTCGCCCGGGCCTGCTCGGACGCCGGTATCGCCAGCGTCGCCGTCTACGCCGAGCCGGACCGGGATGCGCTGCACGTCCGCGCGGCCGACGAGGCTTACGCGCTGGGCGGTGACACCCCCGGCACCAGTTACCTGGACATCGCGAAGGTCCTCAAGGCCGCCGAGGACTCCGGCGCGGACGCCGTCCACCCCGGCTACGGGTTCCTGTCGGAGAACGCCGACTTCGCCCAGGCCGTCATCGACGCGGGCCTGACCTGGATCGGCCCGCCGCCGCAGGCCATCCGCGACCTCGGTGACAAGGTCACCGCCCGTCACGTCGCCCAGCGCGCCGGCGCCCCGCTGGTGGCCGGCACCCCGGACCCGGTCTCGGGTGCCGACGAGGTCGTCGCGTTCGCCCGCGAGCACGGCCTGCCGGTCGCCATCAAGGCGGCCTTCGGCGGCGGCGGCCGCGGCCTGAAGGTCGCCCGCACCCTGGAGGAGATCCCGGAGCTGTACGACTCCGCCGTGCGCGAGGCGGTCGCCGCCTTCGGTCGCGGCGAGTGCTTCGTCGAGCGCTACCTGGACAACCCGCGGCACGTGGAGACCCAGTGCCTCGCGGACAAGCACGGCAACGTGGTGGTCGTCTCCACCCGTGACTGCTCGCTGCAGCGCCGGCACCAGAAGCTGGTCGAGGAGGCGCCCGCGCCGTTCCTGACCGAGGCCCAGAACGCCGAGCTGTACCGCGCCTCCAAGGCCATCCTGAAGGAGGCCGGCTACGTCGGCGCCGGGACCTGCGAGTTCCTGGTCGCGCTGGACGGCACGATCTCCTTCCTCGAGGTCAACACCCGTCTGCAGGTGGAGCACCCGGTCACCGAGGAGGTCACCGGGATCGACCTGGTCCGCGAGATGTTCCGGATCGCCGACGGCGAGGAGCTCGGCTACGGCGACCCCGAGGTGCGCGGCCACTCCTTCGAGTTCCGCATCAACGGCGAGGACCCGGGCCGCAACTTCCTGCCCGCGCCCGGCACCGTGACGCTGTTCGCCCCGCCGTCCGGTCCGGGCGTGCGCCTGGACTCGGGCGTGGAGACCGGCTCGGTCATCGGCCCGGCCTGGGACTCGCTGCTGGCCAAGCTGATCGTCTCCGGCCGCGACCGCAAGCAGGCCCTGGAGCGGGCCAGGCGCGCGCTGGCCGAGTTCAAGGTCGAGGGCATGGCCACCGCCATCCCGTTCCACCAGGCGGTCGTCACCGACCCGGCGTTCGCGCCCGAGGTGCACGGCGGCGAGGGGCCGTTCAAGGTCTTCACCCGCTGGATCGAGACCGAGTTCGACAACACCATCCCGGCGTTCGCCGGCGCCGCCGGTGAGGCCGAGGAGGCCGAGACCCGGGAGACCGTGGTCGTCGAGGTCGGCGGCAAGCGGATCGAGGTCTCGCTGCCGTCCTCGCTGGGCGCCTCGGCGGCCCCGGCGGCCGGTGCGGCCGGCGCCGCCAAGGCCAAGCGCCGGGTGGGCGCCAAGAAGGCCGGTTCGGCCGTCAGCGGTGACACCCTGGCCTCGCCGATGCAGGGCACCATCGTCAAGGTCGCCGTCGAGGAGGGCCAGGTCGTCGCCGAGGGCGAGCTGATCGTGGTCCTGGAGGCGATGAAGATGGAGCAGCCGCTGAACGCCCACAAGGCGGGCACCGTCGTCGGCCTCAAGGCCGAGGTGGGCGCGAGCGTCAGCAGCGGCGCCGCGCTGTGCGAGATCAAGGACTGA
- a CDS encoding gamma-glutamylcyclotransferase, with amino-acid sequence MPLYAAYATNLDARQMTRRAPHSPLRGTGWLDGWRLTFGGEQLGWEGSLATVVEDEKDRVFVSLYEIAPMDEEGLDRWEGVQLGIYRKIRLRAQTLDGDIPVWTYVLNDYEGGLPAARYLGLIADAAESAGAPDDYVLDLRRRPC; translated from the coding sequence ATGCCCCTTTACGCCGCGTATGCCACCAACCTCGATGCCCGGCAGATGACCCGCCGAGCCCCGCACTCCCCGCTCCGCGGCACGGGGTGGCTGGACGGCTGGCGGCTCACCTTCGGCGGCGAGCAGCTCGGCTGGGAGGGCTCGCTGGCCACCGTCGTCGAGGACGAGAAGGACCGGGTCTTCGTCTCCCTCTACGAGATCGCGCCGATGGACGAGGAGGGCCTGGACCGCTGGGAGGGCGTCCAGCTCGGCATCTACCGCAAGATCAGGCTGCGCGCGCAGACCCTGGACGGCGACATCCCGGTCTGGACGTACGTCCTCAACGACTACGAGGGCGGCCTGCCCGCGGCCCGCTACCTCGGCCTGATCGCCGACGCCGCCGAGAGCGCCGGCGCCCCGGACGACTACGTGCTGGACCTGCGCCGCCGCCCCTGCTGA
- a CDS encoding acyl-CoA carboxylase epsilon subunit, with protein sequence MSPIHVLHGQPTPEELATVLAVVQARAAAAQAAAEAARLAGVGPASPWNDRSRLLRPAVRPGVNAWRTSGWAR encoded by the coding sequence ATGTCCCCGATCCACGTGCTGCACGGGCAGCCGACCCCCGAGGAGCTCGCCACCGTCCTGGCGGTGGTCCAGGCCCGGGCCGCCGCCGCGCAGGCCGCCGCCGAGGCGGCGCGTCTGGCCGGTGTCGGCCCGGCCTCCCCCTGGAACGACCGCTCCCGCCTGCTCCGCCCCGCCGTCCGCCCGGGCGTCAACGCCTGGCGGACCTCCGGCTGGGCGCGCTGA
- a CDS encoding phospho-sugar mutase encodes MTQAPTTDLLARARTWLAEDPDPQTREELTALLARAEAPEAEEDSQLAWSELAERFSDRLQFGTAGLRGELGAGPMRMNRAVVIRAAAGLVAYVKEQGLGDLVVIGYDARHKSYDFARDTAAVVVGAGLRAALLPRPLPTPVLAFAIRHLGAAAGVTVTASHNPPQDNGYKVYLGDGSQIVPPADAGIAAEIDAIGSLDDVPRAEEGWEVLGEDVIEAYLTRAVSIVDEHSPRELDVVYTPMHGVGRDTLVAAFRRAGFPAPTVVAEQAEPDPDFPTVAFPNPEEPGAMDLAFRTAAAVGPDIVIANDPDADRCAVAVPVNGNAAGSGNGSTGWRMLRGDEVGALLGSALVAKKAEGTFATTIVSATLLGRIAEAAGLAYAETLTGFKWISRAEGLRYGYEEALGYCVDPQGVRDKDGITAALLVAELAATLKNSGRTLSDLLDDLALEHGLHATDQLSVRVRDLSLIADAMRRLREQPPTVLAGLAVTRADDLSAGSADLPPTDGLRYYLAGGPVRSARIVVRPSGTEPKLKCYLEVVLPVATAADLAPARERAAELLAAVKRDLAEAAGI; translated from the coding sequence ATGACGCAGGCACCCACCACCGACCTCCTCGCCCGGGCCCGTACCTGGCTGGCCGAGGATCCCGACCCGCAGACCCGCGAGGAACTGACCGCCCTGCTGGCCCGGGCCGAGGCCCCGGAGGCCGAGGAGGACAGCCAGCTCGCCTGGTCCGAGCTCGCCGAGCGCTTCTCCGACCGCCTCCAGTTCGGCACCGCCGGCCTGCGCGGCGAACTCGGCGCCGGCCCGATGCGGATGAACCGCGCCGTGGTGATCCGGGCCGCCGCCGGCCTGGTCGCGTACGTGAAGGAGCAGGGCCTCGGCGACCTGGTCGTGATCGGCTACGACGCCCGGCACAAGTCGTACGACTTCGCCCGGGACACCGCCGCCGTGGTGGTCGGGGCGGGCCTGCGCGCCGCGCTGCTGCCGCGCCCGCTGCCGACCCCGGTGCTGGCCTTCGCGATCCGCCACCTGGGCGCGGCCGCCGGGGTGACCGTCACCGCCAGCCACAACCCGCCGCAGGACAACGGCTACAAGGTCTACCTGGGCGACGGCTCGCAGATCGTCCCGCCGGCCGACGCCGGGATCGCCGCCGAGATCGACGCGATCGGCTCGCTGGACGACGTCCCGCGCGCCGAGGAGGGCTGGGAGGTGCTCGGCGAGGACGTCATCGAGGCCTACCTGACCCGGGCCGTCTCCATCGTCGACGAGCACAGCCCGCGCGAGCTGGACGTGGTCTACACCCCGATGCACGGCGTCGGCCGCGACACCCTGGTCGCCGCCTTCCGCCGGGCCGGCTTCCCGGCGCCGACCGTGGTCGCCGAGCAGGCCGAGCCCGACCCGGACTTCCCGACCGTGGCCTTCCCCAACCCGGAGGAGCCGGGGGCGATGGACCTCGCCTTCCGCACCGCCGCCGCGGTCGGCCCGGACATCGTGATCGCCAACGACCCGGACGCCGACCGCTGCGCGGTGGCCGTCCCCGTCAACGGCAACGCGGCCGGCAGCGGCAACGGCTCCACCGGCTGGCGGATGCTGCGCGGCGACGAGGTCGGCGCCCTGCTCGGCTCCGCCCTGGTCGCCAAGAAGGCCGAGGGCACCTTCGCCACCACCATCGTCTCCGCGACCCTGCTCGGCCGGATCGCCGAGGCCGCGGGCCTGGCCTACGCCGAGACGCTGACCGGCTTCAAGTGGATCTCCCGCGCCGAGGGCCTGCGCTACGGCTACGAGGAGGCGCTCGGCTACTGCGTCGACCCGCAGGGCGTCCGGGACAAGGACGGCATCACCGCCGCCCTGCTGGTCGCCGAGCTCGCCGCGACCCTCAAGAACTCCGGCCGCACGCTGTCCGACCTGCTGGACGACCTGGCGCTGGAGCACGGCCTGCACGCCACCGACCAGCTGTCCGTCCGGGTGCGGGACCTCTCGCTGATCGCCGACGCGATGCGCCGCCTGCGCGAGCAGCCGCCGACCGTCCTGGCCGGTCTGGCCGTCACCCGCGCCGACGACCTCTCGGCCGGCTCCGCCGACCTGCCGCCCACCGACGGCCTGCGCTACTACCTGGCCGGCGGTCCGGTCCGCTCCGCCCGGATCGTGGTGCGCCCCTCCGGCACCGAGCCCAAGCTCAAGTGCTACCTGGAGGTCGTCCTCCCGGTCGCCACGGCCGCCGACCTGGCCCCCGCCCGCGAGCGCGCCGCCGAGCTGCTGGCGGCCGTCAAGCGCGACCTCGCCGAGGCCGCGGGCATCTGA
- the mmpB gene encoding morphogenic membrane protein MmpB — MLWSDPEDEPSPEARRMQERMQRAGKVLAAIVLVGSVLIMFSRYFT; from the coding sequence GTGCTCTGGTCAGACCCCGAGGACGAGCCCTCGCCCGAGGCCCGTCGCATGCAGGAGCGGATGCAGCGGGCCGGCAAGGTGCTCGCCGCCATCGTGCTGGTGGGCTCCGTCCTGATCATGTTCAGCCGGTACTTCACCTGA
- a CDS encoding DeoR/GlpR family DNA-binding transcription regulator produces MVRANGAVSLRELARVVQTSEVTVRRDVRALESEGLLDRRHGGAVLPGGFSREPGYPQKTHLCAAEKSAIADLAAGLVEEGDAVVVGAGTTTQELARRLARVPGLTVVTNSLLVAQALAHANRVEVVMTGGTLRGSNYALVGSGAEQSLQGLRVTKAFISGSGLTAERGLSTANMLSASVDRAMVLAAAEVIVLADHTKLGAAGMFQTVATETITRLVTDEQATADDATARELDALADCGVQIDLAPLGVAPGADAPVHGTGSGPVHQTQPGPMGRRPVPPPGGAPLPGQRRPGTHGGPAGPGGMPVRLAEMGLPRGR; encoded by the coding sequence ATGGTGCGCGCCAACGGAGCCGTCTCGCTCCGGGAGTTGGCCCGCGTCGTCCAGACCTCCGAAGTGACCGTGCGCCGCGATGTGCGGGCGCTGGAGTCAGAAGGGCTCCTCGACCGCCGGCACGGCGGCGCGGTGCTCCCCGGCGGCTTCAGCCGCGAACCCGGCTACCCGCAGAAGACCCACCTGTGCGCGGCGGAGAAGAGCGCCATCGCGGACCTCGCCGCCGGACTGGTGGAGGAGGGCGACGCGGTGGTGGTCGGCGCCGGCACCACCACCCAGGAACTGGCCCGCCGGCTGGCCCGGGTGCCCGGGCTGACCGTGGTCACCAACTCGCTGCTGGTCGCCCAGGCGCTGGCGCACGCCAACCGGGTCGAGGTGGTGATGACCGGCGGCACCCTGCGCGGCTCCAACTACGCCCTGGTGGGCAGTGGTGCCGAGCAGTCGCTGCAGGGGCTGCGGGTCACCAAGGCCTTCATCTCCGGCAGCGGGCTGACCGCCGAGCGCGGGCTGTCGACCGCGAACATGCTGTCCGCGAGCGTGGACCGGGCAATGGTGCTGGCGGCCGCCGAGGTCATCGTCCTCGCCGACCACACCAAGCTCGGCGCGGCCGGCATGTTCCAGACCGTCGCCACCGAGACCATCACCCGGCTGGTCACCGACGAGCAGGCCACCGCCGACGACGCCACCGCCCGCGAGCTGGACGCGCTCGCCGACTGCGGGGTGCAGATCGACCTGGCACCGCTCGGCGTCGCCCCCGGCGCCGACGCCCCGGTGCACGGCACCGGCAGCGGCCCGGTGCACCAGACCCAGCCCGGTCCGATGGGCCGTCGGCCGGTCCCGCCGCCCGGCGGCGCCCCGCTGCCCGGCCAGCGCCGCCCCGGCACCCACGGCGGCCCGGCCGGCCCGGGCGGGATGCCGGTCCGGCTGGCCGAGATGGGCCTGCCGCGCGGGCGCTGA